A stretch of the Marivirga tractuosa DSM 4126 genome encodes the following:
- a CDS encoding thymidine kinase, with protein MFVEPHIGREEGGKGKGWIELICGSMFSGKTEELIRRLNRALIAKQKIEIFKPKLDTRYDESEVVSHNKTKIRSTPVDFAEDILLFSGNSEVVGIDEAQFFDAEIVNVVNTLADQGKRVIIAGLDMDFSGKAFGSMPELMAIAEYVTKVHAICVKCGGIASYSYRLSEEKQKVMLGEKDKYEPRCRKCFNAP; from the coding sequence ATGTTTGTAGAACCACATATAGGAAGAGAAGAAGGCGGTAAGGGGAAAGGTTGGATAGAACTGATTTGTGGTTCTATGTTTAGCGGAAAAACAGAAGAGCTTATCCGAAGGCTTAACCGAGCGCTTATAGCCAAGCAAAAAATCGAAATTTTCAAGCCTAAACTAGATACTCGCTACGATGAATCCGAAGTGGTTTCGCACAACAAAACCAAAATTCGATCTACTCCTGTTGATTTCGCAGAAGATATTTTATTGTTCTCAGGAAATTCTGAAGTAGTAGGCATTGATGAAGCTCAATTTTTTGATGCAGAGATTGTGAATGTAGTAAATACTTTAGCAGATCAAGGAAAAAGAGTCATCATAGCAGGTTTGGATATGGATTTTAGCGGAAAAGCATTTGGATCTATGCCTGAATTGATGGCTATTGCAGAATATGTCACTAAGGTGCACGCCATCTGCGTAAAATGTGGAGGTATTGCCTCCTACTCTTACCGCTTGAGCGAAGAAAAACAAAAAGTGATGTTGGGGGAAAAGGATAAATATGAGCCTAGGTGTAGGAAGTGTTTTAATGCCCCCTAG
- a CDS encoding imelysin family protein yields MQYIKTIAFLSFIILSACTNTNRNTDFDKKPMLENIAQNLAIPAYENSLKSFISLDSSISLLKQEDADKNLATVQELWKNAAISWAETIPYHFGPIDELLIGNNFHYFPIDTLKINKALLDFEGNDRFINQLGSNLRGLAALEYLLYSKENHLNLHTVAFAKMLSGNLVKLNQQLLNQWKPDYAQSFISKNGSDINSSMTLLSNQWIELVEKIKNDKIAIPAGKIAGTNQDITILQAPYSKISLILIKANLIALQQSINGGEGKGVDDYLTALDIKDQEGELLSNKINTQIELLIQLTNNEKEDLANLMQKDSEKLDEIQLELLNLSILLKTDMMSQLGLITTFSDSDGD; encoded by the coding sequence ATGCAATATATTAAAACAATAGCCTTCCTAAGCTTTATCATTTTGTCTGCCTGTACAAATACGAATCGGAATACTGATTTTGATAAAAAGCCCATGTTGGAAAATATTGCTCAAAACTTGGCAATTCCAGCTTATGAAAATAGCCTTAAATCTTTCATTTCATTAGATTCCTCCATAAGCTTACTCAAGCAAGAAGATGCAGATAAAAATTTAGCAACTGTCCAAGAGCTATGGAAAAATGCTGCAATTAGCTGGGCTGAGACTATCCCCTATCATTTTGGCCCCATCGATGAGTTGCTCATTGGCAACAACTTTCATTATTTCCCAATTGACACTTTAAAGATCAATAAAGCATTGCTAGATTTTGAAGGAAATGACCGTTTCATCAATCAATTAGGCAGTAATTTAAGAGGATTAGCAGCTTTGGAATATCTACTTTACTCAAAAGAAAACCACTTAAACCTACATACTGTCGCTTTTGCTAAGATGCTAAGTGGAAATCTGGTCAAATTAAATCAGCAACTACTAAATCAATGGAAGCCCGATTATGCACAGTCTTTTATCAGTAAGAATGGAAGTGATATAAATTCGAGTATGACACTTCTAAGCAACCAATGGATTGAACTAGTAGAAAAAATCAAAAATGATAAGATTGCTATACCCGCAGGAAAAATAGCTGGCACAAATCAAGATATAACTATACTTCAAGCTCCTTATAGCAAAATTTCGTTGATTCTTATTAAAGCAAATCTCATAGCATTGCAGCAGTCAATTAACGGTGGCGAAGGGAAAGGTGTAGATGACTATTTAACTGCTTTGGATATCAAAGACCAGGAAGGTGAGCTTTTAAGTAACAAGATCAATACTCAAATTGAATTGCTTATTCAACTCACAAATAATGAAAAAGAAGATCTAGCCAATTTGATGCAAAAGGATTCTGAAAAATTAGATGAAATTCAGCTAGAATTATTAAACCTAAGCATTCTTCTTAAAACTGATATGATGAGTCAATTAGGTTTGATTACAACCTTTAGTGATAGTGACGGAGATTAA
- a CDS encoding SDR family oxidoreductase translates to MKILVIGANGKIGQKIVNKIHSNSPHDAIAMVREESQQDQFEKKGIKTVLGDLEKDFSHAYEGNNAVVFTAGSGGHTGDDKTKAIDQQGAIKAIDLAVQHKYIRFMMVSAFGADFNPSDWPENMAAYYNAKSAADDYLQQTGLNYTIFKPGLLTDDEPKGKVDFGERTDERTGSIPRWDVADVLVKSLEAENTYRKSLELLSGPYRIEEAIENVK, encoded by the coding sequence ATGAAAATATTAGTAATTGGAGCCAATGGTAAAATTGGTCAGAAAATAGTCAATAAAATTCATAGTAATTCACCACATGACGCCATTGCCATGGTAAGGGAGGAGTCTCAACAAGATCAATTTGAAAAAAAGGGCATTAAAACAGTTCTAGGTGATTTAGAAAAAGACTTCAGTCATGCCTATGAAGGCAATAATGCAGTGGTCTTTACGGCAGGAAGCGGTGGTCATACTGGCGATGATAAAACCAAAGCAATTGACCAGCAAGGTGCCATCAAAGCCATAGATTTAGCTGTTCAACATAAATATATTCGCTTTATGATGGTAAGTGCTTTTGGTGCTGATTTTAATCCTTCTGATTGGCCAGAAAACATGGCTGCCTACTATAATGCCAAATCAGCAGCAGATGATTATTTACAGCAAACAGGCTTGAATTATACCATTTTTAAGCCCGGTTTATTAACCGATGATGAACCAAAAGGAAAGGTTGATTTTGGTGAAAGAACAGATGAAAGAACGGGCTCAATTCCTCGTTGGGATGTAGCTGATGTGCTAGTGAAAAGTCTGGAAGCCGAAAATACCTATCGCAAATCTTTAGAATTACTTTCAGGGCCTTACAGAATTGAAGAGGCGATTGAAAACGTGAAATAA
- a CDS encoding 2Fe-2S iron-sulfur cluster-binding protein, producing MPEIEISNLYKRKIITNSTEKRALEIIHENFIDWMHACGKKGRCTTCKMIVEEGMENLGELTAAEEKFRNQKRLADNERLACQAVVLGDIKIKVAEHNKFPHMEYSD from the coding sequence ATGCCCGAAATAGAAATATCTAATCTTTATAAACGCAAGATAATCACTAATAGCACAGAAAAAAGAGCGTTAGAGATTATACACGAAAACTTTATCGATTGGATGCATGCCTGTGGGAAAAAAGGGAGGTGCACCACTTGCAAAATGATAGTGGAAGAAGGGATGGAAAACTTGGGAGAATTAACGGCTGCTGAAGAAAAGTTTAGAAATCAGAAAAGATTGGCAGATAATGAAAGATTGGCATGTCAGGCAGTAGTTTTGGGCGATATTAAAATAAAAGTAGCGGAACATAATAAATTTCCGCATATGGAATATTCGGATTGA
- a CDS encoding di-heme oxidoreductase family protein, protein MRSIFSITLLLGILSILNSCDNKQTYEAVSESALYPGGDATTDDFSVNAFGHAAPNISDDKQMQFVTGNAFFKRNWVTAPSSTADLDGLGALFNAKSCSSCHFLDGKGEPGFEKGQSSALLFRLSVPAENKTTKAEPYYGNQFNHLAILGVKEEGDVKIEYKEIQGAYPDGETYSLRKPIYSFTNLNYGEMQEDVMISPRVAPHIIGLGLLEAIDEKDILALADPEDKNKDGISGRPNYVKNVATKNLELGRFGWKANEPNVKQQVAAAFQGDMGLSSSLFSEENETKLQAQITSTETGGNPEVSDDILERVTLYSQVLAVPKRRNANDDKILSGQKIFYEIGCNNCHNPSFTTSKHEGIPEFDKQKIYPYTDLLLHDMGEDLADNRPDGEASGVEWRTPPLWGIGLVKTVNGHTTLLHDGRARNVEEAILWHGGEAEETKNQFKNLSKTERVNLVAFVNSL, encoded by the coding sequence ATGCGCTCCATATTTTCAATTACCCTCCTTTTAGGAATCCTGAGCATATTGAATTCCTGTGACAATAAACAAACTTATGAAGCGGTGAGCGAGTCCGCTCTTTATCCGGGAGGTGATGCTACTACTGATGACTTTTCAGTGAATGCCTTTGGTCATGCTGCGCCTAATATTTCTGATGACAAACAAATGCAATTTGTGACTGGTAATGCCTTTTTCAAAAGAAATTGGGTCACAGCACCTTCTTCAACAGCCGATCTAGACGGATTAGGAGCACTTTTTAATGCCAAATCATGTTCAAGCTGTCACTTTTTGGACGGGAAAGGAGAACCTGGTTTTGAAAAAGGACAATCTTCTGCACTGCTTTTTAGGCTAAGCGTACCTGCAGAAAACAAGACTACAAAAGCAGAACCCTATTACGGAAACCAATTTAATCACCTTGCTATTTTGGGCGTAAAGGAAGAAGGTGATGTGAAAATAGAGTATAAAGAAATACAAGGTGCATATCCAGACGGGGAAACATATTCACTCAGGAAACCAATTTACTCTTTCACAAATTTGAACTATGGCGAAATGCAGGAAGATGTGATGATTTCTCCTCGAGTAGCTCCTCACATTATTGGTTTAGGACTATTGGAGGCGATAGATGAAAAGGATATCCTTGCTCTAGCCGACCCTGAAGACAAAAATAAGGACGGCATTTCCGGAAGACCCAATTATGTAAAAAATGTGGCTACTAAAAATCTGGAATTAGGAAGATTCGGGTGGAAAGCTAATGAGCCTAATGTAAAACAGCAAGTTGCAGCTGCTTTTCAAGGGGATATGGGATTAAGCAGTTCTCTGTTTTCTGAAGAAAATGAAACTAAATTACAAGCTCAGATTACCAGTACAGAAACGGGGGGAAATCCTGAAGTTTCAGATGATATATTAGAACGAGTTACGCTTTATTCACAGGTATTGGCCGTTCCGAAAAGAAGAAATGCAAATGATGATAAAATTCTATCCGGGCAAAAGATCTTTTATGAAATTGGCTGCAACAATTGTCACAACCCAAGCTTCACAACTTCCAAGCATGAGGGTATCCCAGAGTTCGATAAACAAAAAATTTACCCTTATACCGATTTGCTCTTGCACGATATGGGAGAAGATCTTGCGGATAATAGACCAGATGGAGAAGCTTCCGGAGTAGAATGGCGCACTCCACCTTTATGGGGAATTGGTTTGGTTAAAACTGTAAATGGGCATACCACATTATTGCATGACGGTAGAGCTAGAAATGTGGAGGAAGCCATTTTATGGCATGGGGGTGAAGCTGAAGAAACCAAAAACCAATTTAAAAATCTTTCGAAAACCGAAAGGGTAAATTTAGTAGCCTTTGTAAACTCTTTATAA
- the rodA gene encoding rod shape-determining protein RodA, with translation MRRQDSLWNRVDWLLIAVFFILVILGWLNIYAVVYDVEQEQNIFSFDLNSGKQLIWIAGSLVIIIAIMILDYKFFDSFAYYIYAVVLVLLVLVLLVGTEIAGNQSWFVFGPVRLQPSEFAKFATALAVAKYFSSNNVRLDRFKDQIKSSLFVLVPLGLIVLQGDAGTAMVFISFIIVYYREGLPSFYVITGLSAAIIFILTLLVDQIYLTIGVIVLATIVVVINNKRLKNIGITILAAVLVIGVIQSVDYVISDVLKPHQQNRLKALVNPDADPLGYGWNVTQSKIAIGSGGTFGKGFLEGTQTKFDFVPEQSTDFIFCTIGEEHGWAGSFVLIFLFLVLMVRIIFLAERQKSNFARIYGYAVAGIFFFHFGINIGMTIGLFPVAGIPLPFFSYGGSSLWSFTILLFVLIKLDAHRMQVLTR, from the coding sequence ATGAGAAGACAGGATAGCTTATGGAATAGGGTAGATTGGTTATTGATAGCCGTGTTTTTTATATTGGTCATTTTAGGTTGGCTTAATATTTATGCTGTGGTGTATGATGTGGAACAAGAACAAAATATTTTCAGTTTTGATCTTAACTCAGGCAAGCAATTAATCTGGATTGCAGGTTCTTTAGTCATCATTATTGCTATCATGATTCTCGACTATAAATTCTTTGACTCCTTTGCTTATTATATTTATGCGGTAGTACTAGTCTTGCTGGTTTTGGTTCTGCTAGTGGGTACTGAGATTGCAGGAAACCAGTCTTGGTTTGTTTTCGGCCCCGTTCGATTGCAGCCTTCAGAATTTGCCAAGTTTGCCACTGCTTTGGCCGTAGCCAAATATTTTAGCAGTAATAATGTCCGTCTCGACCGGTTTAAAGACCAGATTAAATCATCCCTTTTTGTATTGGTGCCTTTGGGCTTGATAGTATTGCAGGGAGACGCAGGAACTGCCATGGTTTTCATTAGTTTTATCATTGTTTATTATAGAGAGGGACTTCCGTCATTTTATGTGATAACCGGATTGTCGGCTGCCATTATTTTTATTCTCACCCTGCTAGTTGATCAAATATACTTAACTATAGGTGTTATTGTTTTAGCTACAATTGTGGTTGTCATTAACAATAAGCGATTGAAAAATATAGGCATTACTATCTTAGCTGCGGTTTTAGTAATAGGCGTAATTCAAAGTGTAGATTATGTGATTTCTGATGTATTAAAACCTCACCAACAGAATCGGCTGAAAGCTTTGGTCAATCCTGATGCTGACCCATTGGGCTATGGATGGAATGTGACCCAATCTAAAATTGCTATTGGTTCAGGAGGAACTTTCGGAAAAGGCTTCTTGGAAGGAACCCAAACCAAATTTGACTTTGTACCTGAGCAAAGTACCGATTTCATTTTCTGTACCATAGGAGAAGAACATGGTTGGGCAGGCAGCTTTGTGTTGATATTTTTATTCTTAGTTCTGATGGTCAGGATTATTTTTTTAGCGGAAAGACAAAAGTCCAATTTCGCTCGAATATATGGCTATGCAGTGGCAGGAATCTTTTTTTTCCACTTCGGAATAAATATAGGTATGACCATCGGCTTATTTCCAGTAGCAGGAATTCCACTTCCTTTCTTTAGTTATGGAGGTTCCTCGCTTTGGTCGTTTACTATTTTGCTTTTCGTGCTGATAAAGCTTGATGCGCATAGGATGCAAGTGTTGACTCGTTAG
- the porZ gene encoding type IX secretion system anionic LPS delivery protein PorZ has product MLKSVSYLLLIFFSWSLSAQDIPMGSWRNHADYSTAQKTAIFDNKVFCATNNGLFYFDREDGSLNTLNTTDGLSSINISMLEVVGELLLIGYQDGLVDVMDEALSISTFEDIFQSELRGDKKINEAVIGEEIIYLATDFGVVLYNIKENELIDAFQNLGEDGERIAIHGISTDNEKLYLSTAEGLLTGDLSGNINLKDFQNWNRDSIGNSGAALLQTVFHQGNLYGLANNDSIYRFQNNEWQSVFGSNEPIQQINAVNNQLYLSSSNQLFQLNGNNFELAFSVSEANQINDFSFIENQFFLADDNSGLIRYQDGATERLTPQGPKGKTQSLHQLEQFTFHLAENVGGFSYFENGRWIYTGSDSEGQDLPIFRDVALDLISGNGIFLSETDGLYSWDTENISQLNLEDPIITDWVSLAESPQASYWALVKTEGNLYGLFNPENEELVEMNLAANSTINDYLIVSNGDHYLATNFGLYVFNPESGLERRLNTVLGNGNLPNNRIKDLAMDLNGQLWIATESGVAFFNRFQGVLEGDNVDASQPIFEGFFLFDGIPVNHITIDGGNRKWMSTRDGLWLFDENTERNIVHLRRSNSPIVNTNVQQMVVNPLNGELFISSSSQFLSYRTDATRAGAVHTDVEVFPNPVRLSADKTVTIRGLAYNNEVMITDIAGNLIHKGKANGGTFSWDLGNYSGFRAKSGVYLVFSINADGTETYRTKFALTP; this is encoded by the coding sequence ATGCTCAAATCAGTTTCTTATTTATTACTTATCTTCTTTTCATGGAGCCTCTCCGCTCAGGATATCCCTATGGGAAGCTGGAGAAATCATGCAGATTATTCCACAGCTCAGAAGACAGCTATTTTTGATAATAAGGTTTTCTGTGCCACTAATAACGGGCTTTTTTATTTTGACAGAGAAGATGGTAGTCTTAACACACTAAACACAACAGATGGCTTAAGTAGTATCAACATCAGCATGCTGGAAGTGGTTGGTGAATTATTGCTGATTGGCTATCAAGATGGTTTGGTAGATGTAATGGATGAAGCGCTTAGCATCTCCACTTTTGAAGATATTTTCCAATCAGAATTAAGAGGAGATAAGAAAATAAACGAGGCGGTAATTGGGGAGGAGATTATTTATCTGGCTACAGATTTTGGAGTGGTTTTATATAACATCAAAGAAAATGAATTGATAGATGCTTTTCAGAATTTGGGCGAGGATGGAGAAAGAATTGCTATTCATGGAATTAGCACTGATAATGAAAAACTTTACTTGAGTACTGCCGAAGGATTATTGACTGGAGATTTATCCGGAAATATCAATCTCAAGGATTTTCAGAATTGGAATAGAGATTCTATTGGCAACTCAGGAGCAGCACTTTTGCAAACGGTTTTTCACCAGGGGAATCTCTACGGCTTGGCAAATAATGACAGTATTTATCGGTTTCAAAATAATGAATGGCAAAGTGTTTTTGGATCAAACGAGCCAATTCAACAAATAAATGCAGTCAATAATCAATTATACCTTTCTTCTTCCAATCAGCTTTTCCAGTTGAATGGAAACAATTTTGAACTAGCATTCTCAGTTTCTGAAGCAAATCAAATTAACGATTTTAGTTTTATTGAAAACCAATTTTTTCTTGCAGATGACAACTCAGGTTTAATCCGCTACCAAGATGGAGCAACTGAAAGATTAACACCTCAAGGACCAAAAGGCAAAACCCAAAGCCTTCATCAGCTAGAGCAATTCACTTTTCATTTAGCAGAAAATGTAGGAGGTTTTTCCTATTTTGAAAATGGCAGATGGATCTATACAGGCTCAGATTCAGAAGGCCAGGATTTGCCCATTTTCAGAGATGTAGCTTTAGATTTGATTTCTGGAAATGGTATTTTCCTTAGCGAAACTGATGGATTGTATAGCTGGGATACTGAAAATATAAGCCAATTGAATTTAGAAGATCCAATTATTACTGATTGGGTCAGCTTAGCGGAAAGTCCACAAGCGAGCTATTGGGCATTGGTGAAAACGGAGGGTAATTTATATGGGCTTTTCAATCCTGAAAATGAAGAGTTGGTAGAAATGAATTTAGCTGCCAACAGCACTATTAATGATTATTTGATAGTCTCAAATGGAGATCATTACCTTGCGACTAATTTTGGATTATATGTTTTCAATCCTGAAAGTGGTTTGGAAAGAAGGTTAAATACGGTTTTAGGAAATGGAAATTTACCTAATAATCGAATTAAGGATTTGGCGATGGATTTAAACGGACAATTATGGATAGCTACTGAAAGTGGAGTAGCATTTTTCAATCGCTTTCAAGGAGTTTTAGAAGGAGATAATGTCGATGCTTCGCAGCCAATTTTTGAAGGATTTTTCTTGTTTGACGGAATTCCTGTCAATCATATTACAATTGATGGTGGTAATAGAAAATGGATGAGTACAAGAGATGGTTTATGGCTTTTTGATGAAAATACGGAACGAAATATTGTGCATTTGAGAAGGTCAAACAGCCCTATTGTGAATACCAATGTCCAACAAATGGTGGTTAACCCTTTAAATGGGGAGCTTTTCATAAGTTCATCATCCCAATTTCTTTCATATAGAACGGATGCCACCCGCGCGGGTGCAGTCCATACCGATGTGGAGGTATTTCCAAATCCTGTAAGGCTATCAGCTGATAAAACGGTCACTATTCGAGGTTTAGCCTATAATAATGAAGTGATGATAACCGATATTGCAGGAAATCTAATTCATAAAGGAAAAGCAAATGGAGGTACATTTTCTTGGGATTTGGGGAATTATTCAGGCTTTAGAGCCAAAAGCGGAGTCTATTTGGTTTTCTCTATCAATGCAGATGGCACGGAAACCTATCGGACAAAATTTGCGCTAACTCCATAA
- a CDS encoding UbiA family prenyltransferase translates to MKKAIHILQHLRIPFSFFLLPVYIFALGISPNIGADRIILTFVILHFFIYPASNAYNSYFDKDEGSIGLIKKPPPVSIGLYYTSLIFDFIGIALAWLISMEFALLVFLYGLASKAYSHPGVRLKKYPWLGWLVAGFFQGVFTFYMAYVGINDFGWEIALKWKVILPGLLTSAFLWGSYPMTQIYQHKEDSKRGDNTLSIVLGIKGTFLFTLVTFLVATLGFEYYFLNYHNEKMGIAFLLFMAPTVIYFLIWFALVHRNEKSANFGWTMGLNLISAICLNAFFIYFFLQTSHLYQLNM, encoded by the coding sequence ATGAAAAAAGCTATTCATATTTTACAGCATCTGAGGATTCCATTTTCTTTCTTTCTATTGCCTGTATATATTTTCGCTTTGGGAATAAGTCCCAACATTGGAGCGGATAGGATTATCTTAACCTTCGTGATTTTGCATTTCTTTATTTATCCTGCCAGTAATGCTTATAATTCTTATTTCGATAAAGATGAAGGCAGCATAGGTTTAATTAAAAAACCACCTCCCGTCTCTATAGGCTTATATTATACCAGCTTGATATTTGATTTTATAGGCATTGCCTTAGCATGGCTAATCAGTATGGAGTTTGCCCTTTTGGTCTTTTTATATGGGCTTGCCTCAAAAGCCTATAGTCATCCAGGGGTTCGTCTCAAAAAGTATCCTTGGCTAGGATGGCTAGTAGCTGGATTCTTTCAGGGAGTGTTTACTTTCTATATGGCTTATGTAGGCATCAATGATTTTGGATGGGAAATTGCCTTGAAATGGAAAGTGATTTTACCTGGCCTATTAACTTCTGCTTTTTTATGGGGCTCCTATCCCATGACCCAAATTTATCAACACAAAGAGGACAGCAAAAGAGGGGACAATACACTTTCAATTGTTTTGGGCATCAAAGGAACATTTCTGTTTACCTTGGTGACCTTTCTTGTAGCAACTTTAGGGTTTGAATATTATTTCCTGAATTACCATAACGAAAAAATGGGCATTGCTTTTTTACTTTTTATGGCTCCTACTGTAATCTACTTTTTGATATGGTTTGCATTAGTGCACAGGAATGAAAAATCTGCCAATTTTGGATGGACGATGGGGCTAAATTTGATTTCAGCAATTTGCTTAAATGCTTTCTTTATCTATTTTTTCTTACAAACAAGTCATTTATATCAATTGAATATGTGA
- a CDS encoding imelysin family protein yields the protein MKSALSIVILVLFLFSCSTKQEISKKEVVENYANIVYANYLDAHEHALALRREIKHFTENPSQNGFDRTKEAWLLTRESYGQTEAFRFYGGPIDGENGPEGQLNAWPLDEAYIDYVASENNNANIINSPETFPEITADFIASMNEKGSETNVSSGYHAIEFLLWGQDLSDGPGAGERKYTDYIDGEEATAKNANRRKTYLLETANLLVSDLKSVMEEWAPNQQNYRATFISNPDQSIEKIVSGLGKLSKGELAGERMFVAYDLRSKEDEHSCFSDNTHRDIVANATGIQNVYLGKYKTFRNDSTISGPSIYDLVKQQEEALAEELKQTIANGLADSKKIEAPFDQQIKNEEGRKQIAKTISLFRKQGDLLAASASKFGFKFDPEAI from the coding sequence ATGAAGAGCGCTCTTTCCATAGTCATCCTGGTACTATTTCTATTTTCTTGTAGCACAAAGCAAGAAATTTCTAAAAAAGAGGTCGTAGAAAACTATGCTAACATAGTTTATGCAAATTATCTAGATGCACATGAACATGCCTTGGCATTAAGAAGGGAAATTAAACATTTTACTGAAAACCCAAGTCAAAATGGGTTTGATAGAACAAAGGAAGCTTGGCTTTTAACAAGGGAAAGTTATGGTCAAACGGAAGCTTTCCGTTTTTACGGTGGACCAATTGACGGTGAAAATGGTCCCGAAGGACAGTTGAACGCTTGGCCATTAGATGAAGCCTATATTGATTATGTTGCCTCAGAAAACAACAATGCTAACATCATCAATAGTCCGGAAACTTTTCCTGAAATAACAGCTGATTTTATTGCCTCCATGAATGAGAAAGGGAGTGAAACTAATGTAAGCTCAGGTTATCATGCTATAGAATTTTTACTGTGGGGACAGGATTTGAGCGATGGGCCTGGAGCAGGAGAAAGAAAATATACTGATTACATAGATGGAGAAGAGGCTACAGCTAAAAATGCTAACAGGAGAAAAACCTATTTATTGGAAACGGCAAACTTACTTGTCAGTGATTTGAAATCTGTAATGGAAGAATGGGCGCCTAATCAACAAAACTATAGAGCTACATTTATATCGAATCCTGATCAATCTATAGAGAAAATTGTTTCTGGTTTAGGTAAATTAAGTAAAGGTGAGTTGGCCGGAGAAAGAATGTTTGTAGCTTATGATTTAAGGTCGAAAGAAGATGAACATTCTTGTTTTAGCGATAATACTCATAGAGATATAGTAGCCAATGCTACGGGAATTCAAAATGTATATTTAGGAAAATACAAAACCTTCAGAAATGACAGTACTATTAGTGGCCCTTCTATTTATGACTTAGTAAAGCAACAGGAAGAGGCTTTAGCAGAAGAATTAAAGCAAACAATCGCTAACGGATTAGCTGACAGTAAAAAAATTGAGGCTCCTTTTGATCAACAAATAAAAAATGAGGAGGGTAGAAAACAAATTGCTAAAACAATCAGCTTATTTAGAAAACAAGGTGATTTACTGGCTGCATCTGCCAGCAAATTTGGATTTAAATTTGACCCCGAAGCTATTTAA
- the recO gene encoding DNA repair protein RecO codes for MLHKTKGIVLGHVKYGESSLIIQVYTEKFGIQSYIENGVRKAKAKHKMAIFQPLTLLDLVVYKKANSSINRMSEIKVNPPYRTIPYEIIKSSIGIFLAEFLNHILRGEEEDNPVMFGFIHDSLTYFDQKGEDYINFHLQFLAQLTTYLGFKPSGAVEIMDEVSHYHPIKLRPDELVKLEELLSNDLTYHLKINGEQRQQLLKVLIHFYQIHSHSFTEIKSLRILHEVLS; via the coding sequence ATGCTTCACAAAACAAAAGGCATAGTACTCGGGCATGTTAAATATGGTGAAAGCTCTCTCATCATACAGGTTTATACTGAAAAATTCGGAATACAATCTTATATTGAAAATGGCGTTCGAAAGGCAAAAGCCAAACACAAAATGGCCATTTTTCAGCCTTTAACTTTGCTCGATTTAGTGGTTTATAAAAAAGCTAATAGTAGTATCAATCGCATGTCGGAAATTAAGGTGAATCCGCCTTATCGGACTATTCCGTATGAAATCATCAAGTCTTCAATTGGTATATTTTTAGCAGAATTTCTGAATCATATTCTCCGTGGGGAGGAAGAGGATAATCCTGTGATGTTTGGATTTATCCATGACAGCCTTACTTATTTCGACCAGAAAGGAGAAGATTATATCAATTTTCACTTACAGTTTTTGGCACAGCTTACTACTTATTTGGGATTCAAACCTTCAGGAGCAGTGGAAATTATGGATGAAGTTTCTCACTATCATCCTATTAAATTAAGGCCAGATGAATTGGTGAAACTGGAAGAGTTACTATCCAATGATTTAACTTATCATTTAAAAATTAATGGGGAACAAAGACAGCAGTTATTGAAAGTCCTGATTCATTTTTACCAGATTCACAGCCACTCCTTTACAGAAATAAAGTCCTTGCGGATATTGCATGAGGTGTTGAGTTAG